In the genome of Hymenobacter cellulosivorans, one region contains:
- a CDS encoding WbqC family protein: MLPVFALPPLTFAAVPILFESQYNPPAQFFAELAGHDALWLERHDNYRKQTYRNRCLILTNQGPKPLTVPVIDGNRSQKVLTSAIEIDYRQNWVHQHWRSLQTAYGGTPYFEYYADYLHDIYLQKPTLLFELNLAFLQFYLRCLRLRTPVEFTTEYHPQYAPSLVLDRRDCLTPKATFGTEPDRKSVQPYPQTFGKDFVPGLSILDLLFMQGPAAGSFLA, translated from the coding sequence TTGCTGCCTGTTTTTGCCCTTCCGCCCCTGACCTTCGCCGCCGTGCCCATTCTCTTTGAGTCCCAGTATAATCCGCCTGCTCAGTTCTTTGCCGAACTAGCCGGCCACGATGCGCTCTGGCTGGAACGCCACGACAATTACCGCAAGCAAACCTACCGCAACCGCTGCTTGATCCTGACTAACCAGGGCCCAAAGCCCTTGACTGTGCCGGTAATAGATGGCAACCGCAGCCAAAAGGTGCTAACCTCAGCCATTGAAATCGACTACCGGCAGAACTGGGTGCACCAGCACTGGCGCAGCCTGCAAACCGCGTACGGCGGTACTCCGTACTTTGAATACTACGCCGACTATCTGCACGACATTTACTTGCAGAAGCCGACTCTACTTTTCGAACTGAATCTGGCCTTTTTGCAGTTCTATCTGCGCTGCCTGCGGTTGCGCACTCCCGTGGAGTTCACTACCGAATATCACCCCCAGTACGCCCCTTCCCTCGTGCTCGACCGGCGCGATTGTCTGACACCAAAGGCTACGTTTGGCACAGAACCTGACAGGAAGTCGGTTCAGCCCTACCCGCAGACGTTTGGTAAAGATTTTGTACCGGGACTCAGCATCTTAGACCTGCTTTTTATGCAGGGTCCGGCCGCCGGCAGTTTTCTTGCGTAG
- a CDS encoding T9SS type A sorting domain-containing protein, with protein sequence MAVSSSITSINWPAGGTMWIRWRDNNESGNDALLAIDDFALSTGNTTLATQNKALQNALSVFPNPATNRVTLRMGKEGVGASVEVFNALGQRVQQAQATQEDLTLDVSALRTGVYTIRFTTKGGTATRSFMKQ encoded by the coding sequence GTGGCAGTTTCCAGCTCAATTACTTCCATCAACTGGCCGGCGGGTGGCACTATGTGGATCCGCTGGAGGGACAACAATGAGTCTGGTAATGATGCCCTTTTAGCCATTGATGATTTTGCCCTTTCTACCGGCAATACTACGCTGGCTACCCAGAACAAGGCTTTGCAAAATGCCCTGAGCGTATTTCCCAACCCTGCTACCAACCGCGTTACATTGCGCATGGGCAAGGAAGGCGTAGGCGCTTCGGTAGAAGTATTCAACGCCCTGGGCCAGCGCGTACAGCAGGCTCAGGCTACTCAGGAAGACCTCACCCTGGACGTTTCTGCCCTGCGGACCGGCGTCTACACCATCCGTTTCACGACCAAAGGTGGCACGGCTACCCGCTCGTTCATGAAGCAGTAA
- a CDS encoding acyl-CoA carboxylase subunit beta translates to MSDPHAEAQLSKFEILDRKNQEALLGGGQARIDAQHAKGKLTARERVDLLLDEGSFEEIGKFVMHRSKDFGLDKEYYLGDGVITGYGTVNGRLVYVFSQDFTVFGGSLSETHAEKIVKIMDLAMKNGAPVIGLNDSGGARIQEGVVSLGGYADIFYKNTLASGVVPQLSAIMGPCAGGAVYSPAITDFILMVENTSYMFVTGPNVVKTVTHENVTSEELGGASTHSAKSGVTHFSCANEVACINHLKALLSYMPQNCEETAPALPYEAQGDESRPALDNIIPENPNQPYDIREVIEGIIDADSFLEVHQNFAENIVVGFARLGGRSIGIVGNQPAVLAGVLDINASTKAARFVRFCDSFNIPLLVLEDVPGFLPGTDQEWRGIITNGAKLLYAFCEATVPRITVITRKAYGGAYDVMNSKHIGADMNYAWPTAEIAVMGAKGAAEIIFKREIAQAADPEAKLQEKVDEYQQKFATPYRAAHRGFVDEVILPSQTRQKLIRAFKMLENKVDVLPRKKHGNIPL, encoded by the coding sequence ATGTCCGATCCGCACGCTGAAGCCCAACTAAGCAAATTCGAAATCCTCGACCGCAAAAACCAGGAGGCCCTGCTCGGCGGTGGCCAGGCCCGCATCGACGCCCAACATGCCAAAGGTAAGCTCACCGCTCGCGAACGGGTGGACCTCTTGCTAGATGAAGGCTCGTTTGAGGAAATTGGCAAGTTCGTCATGCACCGTTCCAAGGACTTCGGCCTAGACAAGGAGTACTACCTCGGCGACGGGGTTATTACGGGCTACGGCACCGTGAACGGCCGGCTGGTGTACGTCTTCTCCCAAGACTTCACGGTGTTTGGCGGCTCGCTGAGCGAAACCCACGCCGAGAAAATCGTGAAGATTATGGACTTGGCCATGAAGAACGGCGCGCCCGTTATCGGTCTGAATGACTCGGGTGGAGCCCGGATTCAGGAAGGCGTGGTAAGCCTGGGTGGCTACGCCGACATTTTCTACAAGAATACTCTGGCTTCGGGCGTCGTGCCCCAACTGTCAGCCATTATGGGCCCCTGCGCGGGCGGCGCGGTGTATTCGCCGGCCATTACGGACTTCATCCTGATGGTGGAAAACACGAGCTATATGTTCGTGACCGGTCCCAACGTGGTGAAGACGGTGACCCACGAGAACGTGACCAGCGAAGAGTTGGGTGGGGCCAGCACCCACTCGGCCAAGAGTGGCGTGACGCATTTTAGCTGCGCCAACGAGGTAGCCTGCATCAACCACCTCAAGGCCCTGCTGAGCTACATGCCCCAGAACTGCGAGGAAACGGCTCCGGCTCTGCCCTACGAAGCGCAAGGCGACGAGTCGCGCCCGGCCCTGGACAACATCATTCCCGAAAACCCCAACCAGCCTTACGACATCCGCGAGGTAATTGAGGGCATCATTGACGCCGACTCTTTCCTGGAAGTACACCAGAACTTTGCCGAGAACATCGTGGTGGGCTTTGCCCGCCTCGGCGGCCGTAGCATCGGCATTGTGGGCAACCAGCCCGCCGTGCTGGCCGGGGTACTCGACATCAACGCTTCGACCAAGGCCGCGCGGTTCGTGCGGTTTTGCGACTCGTTCAACATCCCGCTGCTGGTGCTGGAAGACGTGCCCGGCTTCTTGCCCGGCACCGACCAGGAGTGGCGCGGTATCATCACTAACGGAGCCAAGCTGCTGTACGCCTTCTGCGAAGCCACCGTGCCGCGCATCACCGTTATTACCCGCAAAGCTTACGGTGGGGCTTACGACGTGATGAACTCCAAGCACATCGGGGCCGATATGAACTACGCCTGGCCCACGGCCGAAATTGCGGTGATGGGAGCCAAGGGCGCGGCCGAAATCATTTTCAAGCGCGAAATTGCCCAGGCTGCCGACCCAGAGGCCAAGCTGCAGGAGAAGGTAGACGAGTATCAGCAGAAGTTTGCTACCCCCTACCGGGCGGCCCACCGCGGTTTTGTCGACGAAGTTATCCTGCCTTCGCAGACGCGCCAGAAGTTAATTCGGGCGTTTAAGATGCTGGAAAACAAGGTGGATGTGTTGCCCCGCAAGAAACATGGCAATATTCCCCTGTAG
- the mltG gene encoding endolytic transglycosylase MltG: MTKPRIDYKANALRRRNRFAYTVGVLGIIFITFFYYFYQVFFTPNVETKGRPTYVLVRRGQTAKAVLDSIDRTGAIVDKLSLHFVARLMKYDELVKPGRYEIKDGYTNRQLISDLRAGRQSPLKLTFQNIRLRQDLAQKLSTAIDARPHQFDSLLSSPTYTKSLGFDTTSIIGMFIPNTYELYWNSSADNLMQRMKKEYEKFWTPARDAKRKKLGLTREQVSTLASIVEAEQQQHADERPRVAGVYLNRLKRDMKLQADPTVVYANGDFGIKRVLNVHLQKDSPYNTYKYAGLPPGPINLPSIASIDAVLNPEEHDYLYFCAKEDFSGYHAFATNEAGHLVNARRYQAALSRAGIMK, encoded by the coding sequence ATGACCAAGCCCCGCATTGATTACAAAGCCAACGCGCTCCGCCGCCGCAACCGCTTCGCCTACACGGTAGGAGTGCTGGGCATCATCTTTATTACGTTCTTCTACTACTTCTACCAGGTCTTCTTCACGCCCAACGTCGAGACCAAAGGGCGGCCTACGTACGTGCTGGTGCGCCGTGGCCAAACGGCTAAAGCCGTACTTGACTCCATTGACCGGACCGGCGCCATCGTCGATAAACTCTCGCTGCACTTCGTGGCCCGGCTCATGAAGTACGACGAGCTGGTGAAGCCCGGCCGCTACGAAATCAAGGATGGCTACACCAACCGCCAGCTCATTTCGGATCTGCGGGCCGGCCGCCAGTCGCCGCTGAAGCTCACGTTTCAGAACATTCGTCTGCGTCAGGATTTGGCCCAGAAGCTGAGCACCGCCATTGATGCCCGGCCCCATCAGTTCGACTCCCTGCTCAGCAGCCCGACATACACCAAGAGCCTGGGTTTCGACACGACCAGCATCATTGGCATGTTCATTCCGAATACCTACGAGTTATACTGGAATTCCTCGGCCGATAACCTCATGCAGCGCATGAAGAAGGAATACGAGAAGTTCTGGACCCCGGCCCGGGACGCCAAGCGCAAAAAGCTGGGTCTAACCCGGGAGCAGGTCAGCACCCTGGCCAGTATCGTGGAGGCCGAGCAGCAGCAGCACGCCGACGAGCGGCCCCGCGTAGCGGGCGTATACCTCAACCGTCTTAAGCGCGACATGAAGCTGCAAGCCGACCCCACCGTGGTGTACGCCAATGGCGACTTCGGCATCAAGCGGGTACTGAATGTGCATTTGCAGAAAGACTCGCCCTACAATACCTACAAGTATGCTGGCCTGCCGCCCGGCCCCATCAACCTGCCCAGCATTGCCAGCATCGACGCCGTGCTGAACCCCGAGGAGCACGACTACCTGTATTTCTGCGCCAAGGAAGACTTCAGCGGCTACCACGCCTTTGCCACCAACGAGGCCGGCCACTTGGTCAACGCCCGCCGCTACCAGGCTGCTTTGAGCCGCGCCGGCATTATGAAGTAA
- a CDS encoding M42 family metallopeptidase, which yields MRQESFDFLQRYLNNASPTGFEKEGQKLWLDYIKPYIDEYFVDTYGTVVGVINPEAQYKVVIEAHADEISYFVNYITKEGYLYLRRNGGSDALVAPSKRVNIHTDKGVVKAVFGWPAIHVRKTDQDKAPTIETIFLDCGASSQKEVEEMGIHVGSVVTFEDEFMVMNEKFYVGRALDNRVGGFMIAEVARMLKENGKTLPFGLYIVNAVQEEIGLRGAEMVAHRINPNVAIITDVTHDTQSPMYEKKTAGDLHCGKGPVITYGPAVQNNLRDLIIKTAQETEIPFQRAAATRATGTDTDAFAYSGAGVASALISLPLKYMHTTVETVHADDVDNVTKLIYETLLRIEDGHDFRYFS from the coding sequence ATGCGTCAAGAAAGCTTTGATTTCCTTCAGCGCTACCTGAATAACGCCTCTCCTACCGGCTTCGAGAAAGAAGGCCAGAAACTGTGGCTCGACTACATTAAGCCCTACATCGACGAGTATTTCGTGGATACCTACGGTACCGTGGTGGGCGTCATCAATCCGGAAGCCCAGTACAAAGTCGTTATTGAGGCCCACGCCGACGAAATCAGCTATTTCGTTAACTACATCACCAAGGAAGGCTACTTGTATCTGCGCCGCAATGGAGGCTCGGATGCACTGGTTGCTCCGTCCAAGCGCGTGAACATCCACACCGACAAAGGCGTGGTGAAGGCAGTATTCGGCTGGCCGGCCATTCACGTGCGCAAAACCGACCAGGATAAAGCCCCGACTATCGAAACCATTTTCCTGGACTGCGGCGCCTCGTCGCAGAAGGAAGTAGAGGAAATGGGCATCCACGTCGGTTCAGTCGTGACCTTCGAGGACGAGTTCATGGTGATGAACGAAAAGTTCTACGTGGGCCGGGCCTTGGATAACCGCGTGGGTGGTTTCATGATTGCCGAAGTGGCCCGCATGCTCAAGGAAAACGGCAAAACCCTGCCTTTTGGCCTGTATATCGTGAATGCGGTGCAGGAGGAAATCGGGCTGCGCGGGGCCGAAATGGTAGCTCACCGCATCAATCCCAACGTGGCCATCATCACCGACGTGACCCACGATACTCAGTCGCCGATGTATGAGAAAAAGACGGCCGGCGACCTGCACTGCGGCAAAGGCCCCGTTATTACTTACGGCCCGGCGGTGCAGAACAACCTGCGGGACTTGATTATCAAAACGGCCCAGGAAACTGAAATTCCCTTCCAGCGCGCCGCCGCTACCCGCGCCACCGGCACCGACACCGATGCCTTTGCCTACTCCGGCGCCGGCGTGGCCTCAGCCCTGATTTCGCTGCCCCTAAAGTACATGCACACCACGGTGGAAACCGTGCACGCCGACGACGTGGACAACGTGACCAAGCTGATCTACGAGACGCTGCTGCGCATCGAGGACGGCCACGACTTCCGTTATTTCAGCTAG
- a CDS encoding glycosyltransferase family 2 protein gives MAGLLSGNAGHAFLYPASLPDFCAMKIAGFTIVRNAVLNDYPVVEAIESILPVVDEMLVSIGDSDDGTEELIRSINSPKLRIVHSTWDPALRKGGEVLAVETNKAFRQISPDADWAFYIQADEVVPEQYHAAIRAAAERHVANKRVEGLLFKYLHFYGTFDYVGDSRRWYGHEVRIIRNDPTITSYKDAQGFRRNGEKLRVKPADGFVYHYGWVKNPKQMLQKMKHINQFWHGDKPAEEQPLATADVFNFDDFDSLEKFTGTHPSVMQRRITRLNWQVDIDVTQKRFSLKNKVLYWIEKTTGKRLFEFKNYQLL, from the coding sequence ATGGCTGGCTTGCTTTCGGGCAACGCCGGCCATGCGTTTCTGTATCCTGCTTCTCTCCCCGATTTCTGCGCCATGAAAATTGCCGGCTTCACCATCGTCCGAAATGCGGTGCTCAACGACTACCCCGTAGTGGAGGCCATTGAGTCGATTCTGCCGGTGGTAGATGAAATGCTGGTCAGTATCGGCGACAGTGACGACGGCACCGAAGAACTTATTCGCTCGATAAACTCCCCTAAGCTGCGCATTGTGCACTCTACCTGGGACCCGGCCCTGCGCAAGGGTGGCGAGGTGCTGGCCGTGGAAACCAACAAGGCCTTCCGGCAGATTTCGCCCGACGCCGACTGGGCCTTCTACATTCAGGCCGACGAAGTGGTGCCCGAGCAGTACCACGCCGCCATCCGGGCCGCGGCCGAGCGGCACGTGGCCAATAAGCGCGTGGAGGGTTTGCTGTTCAAATACCTGCACTTCTACGGCACCTTCGACTACGTGGGCGACTCCCGTCGCTGGTACGGCCACGAGGTGCGCATTATCCGCAACGACCCTACTATTACCTCTTATAAGGATGCCCAGGGCTTCCGGCGCAACGGTGAAAAGCTGCGTGTAAAGCCCGCTGACGGCTTCGTGTACCACTACGGCTGGGTGAAAAATCCCAAGCAGATGCTGCAGAAGATGAAGCACATCAACCAGTTCTGGCACGGCGACAAACCGGCTGAAGAGCAGCCCCTGGCCACGGCCGACGTGTTCAACTTCGATGATTTCGACTCCCTGGAGAAGTTTACCGGCACCCACCCGAGCGTCATGCAGCGCCGCATTACCCGCTTGAACTGGCAAGTCGATATTGACGTGACCCAGAAGCGCTTTTCGTTGAAGAATAAGGTCCTATACTGGATTGAGAAAACGACCGGCAAGCGCCTGTTCGAGTTCAAGAACTATCAGCTGCTTTAA
- a CDS encoding ATP-dependent Clp protease ATP-binding subunit, translated as MEAKFSNRVKEVISLSREEAIRLGHDYIGTEHLLLGMIREGEGTAIGLLKKLGVSVEELKYALEQATRNTATQGTSITGSIPLTKQTEKVLKITYLEAKIFKSEIIGTEHLLLSILRDEDNISSQILSKFNVNYEAVRDSLDYHGNTAPTDRAPDTDDDDNDKLFGGSAGRGGAGSSAAPRKQGEKSRTPVLDNFGRDLTKLAEEDKLDPIVGREKEIERVAQILSRRKKNNPILIGEPGVGKTAIAEGLALRIIQKKVSRVLFGKRVVTLDLASLVAGTKYRGQFEERMKAVMNELEKSPDVILFIDELHTIVGAGGASGSLDASNMFKPALARGEIQCIGATTLDEYRQYIEKDGALARRFQMVMVDPTTPEETIEILHNIKDKYQDHHHVVYTDKAIEACVKLSDRYMSDRFLPDKAIDILDEAGARVHINNIVVPEDILKLEESIENIKTEKNRVVKSQKYEEAAQLRDKEKKLLEQLDQAKKNWEDETKKKRYTVKEENVAEVIAMMTGIPVSRVAQNESQKLLNMGEELQGKVIGQDKAIKQLVKAIQRTRVGLKDPKKPIGSFVFLGPTGVGKTELAKVLATYLFDKEDALVRVDMSEYMEKFSVSRLVGAPPGYVGYEEGGQLTEKIRRKPYSVILLDEIEKAHPDVYNLLLQVLDDGILTDGLGRKVDFRNTIIIMTSNIGARDLADFGAGIGFGTKARTENLDEITKGTITNALRKTFSPEFLNRLDDVIVFNSLEKKDIHRIIDISLSKLLSRIQTLGYKVELTEAAKDFVADKGYDPKYGARPLNRAIQKYIEDPIAEEILKAEIAQGDVITADFVEGAEELTFAVSKSGEQTNLASDERPEEAPESPDTEKGK; from the coding sequence ATGGAAGCTAAATTCTCAAATCGAGTCAAGGAGGTCATCTCCCTGAGCCGGGAAGAGGCCATCCGGCTCGGTCACGACTATATCGGTACCGAACACCTATTACTAGGAATGATTCGCGAAGGGGAAGGCACTGCTATCGGCTTGCTCAAGAAATTGGGCGTGTCGGTAGAAGAGCTGAAATACGCCCTTGAGCAAGCAACTCGTAATACGGCCACGCAGGGCACGAGCATCACCGGCTCGATTCCCCTGACCAAACAAACCGAGAAAGTTCTCAAGATCACCTACCTGGAGGCCAAAATCTTCAAGAGTGAAATCATCGGCACGGAACACCTGTTGCTTTCGATTTTGCGCGACGAAGACAACATTTCTTCCCAAATCCTGAGCAAATTCAACGTGAACTACGAAGCCGTTCGCGACTCGCTGGACTACCACGGCAACACTGCCCCCACCGACCGCGCCCCCGACACTGACGACGACGATAACGACAAGCTCTTTGGTGGCAGCGCCGGCCGCGGTGGTGCCGGCAGCAGCGCCGCCCCGCGCAAGCAAGGTGAGAAGTCGCGTACTCCCGTTCTCGATAACTTTGGTCGTGACCTGACCAAGCTGGCCGAGGAAGATAAGCTCGACCCCATCGTGGGCCGGGAAAAGGAAATTGAGCGCGTTGCTCAGATCCTGTCGCGTCGCAAAAAGAATAACCCCATTCTCATTGGCGAGCCTGGTGTAGGTAAAACGGCCATCGCCGAAGGCCTCGCCTTGCGCATTATCCAGAAGAAGGTGTCGCGCGTGCTCTTCGGTAAGCGCGTAGTAACCCTCGACTTGGCTTCGCTGGTAGCTGGTACCAAGTACCGCGGTCAGTTTGAAGAGCGCATGAAGGCCGTAATGAACGAGCTGGAGAAGTCGCCCGACGTTATCCTGTTCATCGACGAGCTCCACACCATCGTGGGTGCCGGCGGTGCTTCCGGTTCGCTGGATGCTTCGAACATGTTCAAACCAGCCCTGGCCCGCGGCGAAATTCAATGCATCGGCGCTACCACGCTGGATGAATACCGTCAGTATATCGAGAAGGATGGCGCTTTGGCCCGTCGTTTCCAGATGGTAATGGTAGATCCTACCACGCCCGAGGAAACCATCGAAATCCTGCACAACATCAAAGACAAGTATCAGGATCACCACCATGTAGTATACACCGACAAGGCTATTGAGGCCTGCGTAAAGCTGTCGGACCGCTACATGAGTGACCGGTTCCTGCCCGACAAAGCCATTGACATTCTCGATGAGGCTGGTGCGCGCGTGCACATCAACAACATTGTGGTGCCCGAGGATATTCTGAAGCTCGAGGAGAGCATCGAGAATATCAAGACGGAGAAAAACCGGGTGGTAAAATCGCAGAAATACGAAGAAGCCGCCCAGCTTCGCGACAAGGAAAAGAAACTTCTGGAGCAGCTCGACCAGGCCAAAAAGAACTGGGAAGACGAGACCAAGAAGAAGCGCTACACGGTGAAGGAGGAAAATGTGGCCGAGGTAATCGCCATGATGACCGGTATTCCCGTGAGCCGCGTGGCCCAGAACGAAAGCCAGAAGCTGCTCAATATGGGCGAAGAGCTGCAAGGCAAAGTGATTGGCCAGGACAAAGCCATCAAGCAACTGGTGAAAGCCATTCAGCGCACCCGCGTGGGCCTGAAGGACCCCAAGAAGCCGATTGGTTCGTTCGTATTCCTTGGCCCGACGGGTGTTGGTAAGACGGAGTTGGCCAAAGTTTTGGCTACCTACCTCTTCGACAAGGAAGACGCTCTGGTGCGCGTTGACATGAGCGAATACATGGAGAAATTCAGCGTATCGCGCTTGGTAGGGGCACCTCCCGGCTACGTGGGTTACGAAGAAGGCGGTCAGCTGACGGAGAAAATCCGCCGCAAGCCATACTCGGTAATCCTGCTCGACGAAATTGAAAAGGCGCACCCCGACGTCTATAACCTGCTTCTGCAGGTACTCGACGATGGTATCCTGACCGATGGTCTGGGCCGCAAGGTTGACTTCCGCAACACCATCATTATCATGACCTCGAACATCGGGGCCCGTGATTTGGCCGACTTCGGCGCTGGTATCGGTTTCGGTACAAAAGCCCGGACGGAAAACCTGGACGAGATTACCAAAGGCACCATCACCAATGCCCTGCGGAAAACCTTCTCGCCCGAGTTCCTCAACCGTTTGGATGACGTTATCGTCTTCAACTCGCTCGAGAAAAAAGACATTCACCGCATCATCGACATTTCGCTGTCGAAGCTGCTCTCGCGCATTCAGACGCTCGGCTACAAAGTAGAGCTGACTGAGGCCGCCAAGGACTTCGTAGCCGACAAAGGCTATGATCCGAAGTACGGTGCTCGTCCGCTGAACCGGGCTATCCAGAAGTATATCGAAGACCCGATTGCCGAGGAAATCCTGAAAGCCGAAATCGCGCAAGGTGACGTTATTACCGCTGACTTCGTGGAAGGCGCGGAAGAACTGACCTTCGCCGTGAGCAAGAGCGGGGAGCAAACCAACCTCGCCAGCGACGAGCGGCCCGAAGAGGCCCCCGAGTCGCCGGATACTGAGAAAGGCAAGTAA
- a CDS encoding L-threonylcarbamoyladenylate synthase: MAATLLRIHPDNPPQNRIQQVVDVLRKGGLIIYPTDTVYGIGCDIHNAKAVDKLCRIKGLNPDKANLSFICSDLSHIADYAHGITTPTYKVIKKALPGPFTFIFEASAKAPRQGGNKRKTVGIRVPDSTIIIQLVKELGNPIISTSVREDENTLDEYVTDPDLIFEKYRLLVDLVIDGGFGGNVPSTIIDCTNDDFELVRQGAGDIEQYL; encoded by the coding sequence ATGGCTGCTACGTTGCTCCGTATTCATCCCGACAACCCGCCCCAAAACCGTATTCAGCAAGTTGTGGACGTACTCCGCAAAGGTGGCCTTATCATTTACCCGACCGATACCGTCTACGGAATTGGCTGCGACATTCACAATGCCAAGGCCGTTGACAAGCTGTGCCGTATCAAAGGGCTGAATCCGGACAAGGCTAACCTCAGCTTTATTTGCTCGGACCTTTCCCATATTGCCGACTATGCTCACGGCATCACAACGCCCACCTACAAGGTTATCAAGAAAGCGTTGCCAGGACCGTTCACCTTCATCTTTGAGGCCAGTGCCAAAGCACCACGCCAAGGCGGCAACAAGCGCAAGACGGTCGGCATCCGGGTACCCGACAGCACGATCATCATTCAGCTGGTAAAGGAGCTGGGCAATCCTATCATCAGTACCTCAGTGCGGGAAGACGAAAACACACTCGACGAGTATGTGACCGACCCCGACCTGATTTTCGAGAAATACCGCCTGCTCGTAGATCTGGTAATCGACGGCGGCTTCGGCGGCAACGTTCCCAGTACCATTATCGACTGCACCAACGACGACTTCGAGCTAGTACGCCAAGGCGCCGGCGACATTGAGCAGTATCTCTGA
- a CDS encoding ABC transporter substrate-binding protein has product MDLPFVQPPLTVTDQMNRRVAVPFPPQRIVSLVPSQTELLFDLGLGSRVVGVTKFCIHPAEARQRTTVIGGTKNFDFEKIEALQPDLIIGNKEENYQAGIEQLAQKYPVWLSDISNLDEALDMIRRVGLITGRKSAADAMADEIAGSFAARTVSDPLIPAAYFIWRKPYMVAASNTFIDTMLPRAGFRNVFAGLNRYPEITAEQLAVAAPAVILLSSEPYPFAEKHVAEFQTICPSATVRIVDGELFSWHGSRLRHSAAYFASLRA; this is encoded by the coding sequence GTGGATCTTCCCTTCGTTCAGCCGCCGCTTACCGTCACCGACCAGATGAACCGGCGGGTGGCCGTACCATTTCCGCCCCAGCGCATTGTATCCTTGGTGCCCTCCCAAACGGAATTGCTGTTTGATCTAGGCCTCGGGAGCCGGGTCGTCGGCGTTACGAAGTTCTGCATCCATCCGGCCGAAGCCCGGCAGCGGACTACGGTCATTGGGGGTACTAAGAACTTCGACTTTGAGAAAATCGAGGCCCTGCAGCCCGACCTGATTATCGGCAACAAGGAGGAAAATTACCAGGCCGGCATCGAGCAGCTAGCTCAGAAATACCCGGTGTGGCTCAGTGACATCAGCAACCTGGACGAAGCCCTGGACATGATTCGTCGCGTGGGTCTGATTACGGGCCGGAAGTCGGCAGCCGACGCAATGGCCGATGAAATAGCTGGTTCTTTTGCTGCGCGGACCGTTTCGGACCCTCTTATTCCGGCTGCCTATTTTATTTGGCGCAAGCCTTATATGGTAGCAGCCAGCAATACTTTTATTGACACGATGCTGCCCCGGGCCGGTTTTCGCAACGTGTTTGCCGGCCTAAACCGCTACCCCGAAATAACGGCTGAGCAGTTGGCCGTGGCAGCTCCGGCGGTTATTCTGCTTTCGTCGGAGCCTTATCCTTTCGCCGAAAAGCACGTGGCCGAGTTCCAGACGATCTGTCCCTCGGCCACGGTGCGGATTGTTGATGGGGAGCTCTTCAGCTGGCACGGCAGCCGGCTGCGGCACTCCGCGGCGTATTTCGCCTCGTTGCGGGCCTAG
- a CDS encoding lysophospholipid acyltransferase family protein, protein MPLWRGSSLMTQPTTRKYPWTYLPLEWFLMGLARLPLPVLHVLAGGLYGLMHYVIGYRKRVVLENLRNSFPEKSDAEIQQIRKGFYRHFSQVMVEMLKLAAMSDAELRRRVVIRNPELLSGPFAQGRTVLALGSHAGNWEWILPSGALEFPGRAYGVYKPLSNPFFEDFLFRLRTRSGAHLIPMRDTLRDLIKRRTEGRAMSMLTDQAAGPEDRPYWTQFLNQETSFYSSADRLASQFNCPVVYVNIKRVKRGYYELVILPLHDGNTPLDKDGYVVTEAFARHLERDIQAAPADYLWTHRRWKHKRVS, encoded by the coding sequence ATGCCCCTCTGGCGTGGTAGCTCCCTGATGACTCAACCAACTACTCGCAAATATCCCTGGACCTATCTCCCGCTGGAATGGTTCCTGATGGGCTTGGCCCGACTGCCCCTACCAGTGCTACACGTGTTGGCCGGCGGCCTGTACGGGCTGATGCACTACGTGATTGGCTACCGTAAACGGGTGGTGCTCGAAAACCTGCGCAACTCGTTTCCCGAGAAGTCGGATGCAGAGATTCAGCAGATTCGGAAGGGCTTTTACCGGCACTTTTCCCAGGTGATGGTCGAGATGCTAAAGCTGGCGGCTATGTCGGACGCTGAGCTGCGCCGGCGCGTGGTCATCCGGAATCCGGAATTATTGTCAGGCCCATTTGCGCAGGGGCGCACGGTACTGGCTTTGGGTTCGCACGCCGGCAACTGGGAGTGGATTCTTCCCTCGGGCGCCCTGGAGTTTCCCGGACGGGCCTATGGCGTGTACAAGCCGTTGAGCAACCCGTTTTTCGAAGATTTTCTGTTCCGGCTGCGTACCCGTAGCGGGGCCCACCTGATTCCGATGCGCGATACGCTGCGGGACCTAATCAAGCGGCGCACGGAGGGCCGGGCCATGAGCATGCTCACCGACCAAGCCGCCGGCCCCGAGGACCGGCCCTACTGGACCCAGTTTTTGAATCAGGAAACCAGCTTTTACAGCAGCGCCGACCGACTGGCCAGCCAATTCAACTGCCCGGTGGTGTACGTGAATATCAAGCGGGTGAAACGAGGCTATTACGAGCTAGTGATTCTGCCCCTGCACGACGGCAACACGCCCCTCGACAAAGATGGCTACGTAGTAACCGAAGCCTTTGCCCGCCACCTGGAGCGTGACATTCAGGCTGCCCCCGCTGACTACCTCTGGACCCACCGCCGCTGGAAGCACAAACGAGTGTCTTAA